ACAGCGCCGTCACCAGCCCGGCGAGGCCGGAACCGATGATCAGGATGTCGGTCTTGTAGTCCATTTCAACTCATCTCCATCATGCGGTCGAGGGCGCGGCGGGCGCCGTCCATGACGTCGGCCGGAACGGTGATCTCGTAGGTGTCGGTCTGAAGCGCATGCAGCACGTCCTCGATCGTCGTCAGCTTCATGTCGAAGCAGCGCAGGTCGGAGGTGAGCAGGTAGAAGCGCTTCCCGGGGTTCTTCTTCTGGAGCGGATGCAGGATTCCGTCCTCGGTGCCGATGATGAACTCATGCGCCGGCGAATCCGTCGCGTAGTCGATGATCTGTTTCGTCGAACCGATGAAATCGGCCTGCTTCAGGACCTTCAGGGGCGCTTCCGGATGGATCAGGACGAGCGCCTCGGGGTGCTTTTCCCGCATTTCGAGCACCTGGGCGACCTTGAGGTTGTTGTGGATGCAGCAGAATCCCGGCCAGACCTCGATGTCGAGGTGATATTTGTCCCTGAGATAGATGCCGAGGTTGCGGTCGGGAACGTAGAGCATCTTCTGATCCTTATAGTTCATGATAATCTTCTCCGCGTTCGCGCTCGTCACGCAGACGTCGGAGAGCGCCTTGACGTCGGCGTAGCTGTTCACGTAGCAGATCACGACGCGGTCGGGGTGCTCTTCCTTGTATT
This genomic interval from Candidatus Izemoplasmatales bacterium contains the following:
- a CDS encoding quinolinate synthase NadA yields the protein YKEEHPDRVVICYVNSYADVKALSDVCVTSANAEKIIMNYKDQKMLYVPDRNLGIYLRDKYHLDIEVWPGFCCIHNNLKVAQVLEMREKHPEALVLIHPEAPLKVLKQADFIGSTKQIIDYATDSPAHEFIIGTEDGILHPLQKKNPGKRFYLLTSDLRCFDMKLTTIEDVLHALQTDTYEITVPADVMDGARRALDRMMEMS